In Geopsychrobacter electrodiphilus DSM 16401, a single window of DNA contains:
- the pyrR gene encoding bifunctional pyr operon transcriptional regulator/uracil phosphoribosyltransferase PyrR yields the protein MTETTEILDSASVQRALTRIAHEILEHNKGTENLVVIGIRTGGIYLAAQLQQKIAEIEGVQVPLGTIDITMYRDDLGSRNDLTMGQTDIRFPLGDRKVILVDDVLFTGRTIRAAMDALIDLGRPRNIQLAILIDRGHRELPIRPDFIGRNLPTARSEQIEVKFSEQHVPVGVYLIK from the coding sequence GTGACAGAGACTACCGAAATTCTAGACAGTGCTTCAGTCCAACGCGCGTTGACGCGTATTGCGCATGAAATTCTGGAACACAACAAAGGGACTGAAAATCTGGTGGTTATCGGCATCCGCACCGGTGGTATTTATCTTGCGGCGCAGCTTCAACAAAAAATCGCCGAAATTGAGGGGGTCCAGGTGCCACTTGGAACCATCGATATCACTATGTACCGTGATGACCTGGGAAGCCGAAATGATTTGACAATGGGTCAGACCGACATCCGCTTTCCCCTTGGAGATCGTAAGGTGATACTGGTCGATGATGTACTTTTCACCGGGCGTACCATCCGTGCGGCAATGGATGCCCTGATCGATCTCGGTCGACCACGTAATATCCAGTTGGCCATTTTAATCGATCGTGGGCACCGTGAGTTGCCGATCCGTCCGGATTTTATCGGACGTAATCTGCCTACAGCACGAAGTGAACAGATCGAGGTCAAGTTCAGTGAGCAACATGTACCCGTTGGGGTCTACCTGATCAAATAA
- a CDS encoding dihydroorotase, translated as MNCILIKNGRVIDPANNIDKICDLRIENGKIAELGNNLSDGGADVIDASGLLVTPGLIDMHVHLRDPGLEYKEDIISGTAAAAAGGVTSLACMPNTRPILDNLAVCRYIITKAQEQGTANVFPIGSITQGLKGEILSEMGELKEGGCVAFSDDGLPVTSSELMRRALEYSHTFDMPIISHAEDLSLVGNGVMNEGAVSTELGLSGIPWVAEDAMTARDIMLAELTGGHMHMAHVSTRGSVDLVRQAKARGIRVTCEAAPHHFTLTDEAVRGYNTNAKMNPPLRSQADVDAVRAGLADGTIDAIATDHAPHHFDEKNVEFAIALNGIVGLETMLPLTLKLVEDKVLELNRAIALMSYQPARVLSIDRGTLSPGAVADVVIIDPTLTWEVVPQKLHSKSKNTPFGGWIMKGGAVKTLLAGKVVFER; from the coding sequence ATGAACTGCATACTTATCAAGAACGGTCGGGTCATCGACCCGGCAAATAATATCGATAAAATTTGTGACTTGCGCATCGAAAACGGCAAAATAGCTGAACTCGGCAATAATTTGTCTGACGGTGGCGCTGATGTGATTGACGCCAGTGGTTTGCTGGTGACTCCAGGGCTGATCGACATGCACGTTCACCTGCGTGATCCCGGTCTCGAATACAAAGAAGATATCATCAGCGGAACGGCAGCAGCGGCAGCTGGCGGTGTCACCTCGCTAGCCTGCATGCCGAACACGCGACCAATCCTCGATAATCTGGCGGTCTGCCGCTATATCATTACCAAGGCACAGGAGCAGGGGACAGCTAACGTCTTCCCCATCGGCAGTATTACTCAAGGTCTTAAAGGAGAAATTCTCTCAGAAATGGGGGAATTAAAAGAGGGCGGGTGTGTCGCCTTTTCTGATGACGGTCTCCCCGTCACCAGCAGTGAACTGATGCGGCGCGCCCTCGAGTATTCTCATACTTTTGATATGCCGATTATCTCGCATGCTGAAGATCTTTCGCTGGTCGGTAATGGCGTAATGAATGAGGGTGCGGTCTCGACCGAACTGGGCCTGAGCGGCATCCCATGGGTCGCTGAAGACGCGATGACAGCACGGGATATCATGCTCGCCGAGTTGACCGGTGGGCACATGCACATGGCACACGTATCGACCAGGGGAAGCGTTGACCTGGTGCGTCAGGCCAAAGCACGCGGCATTCGCGTCACCTGCGAAGCGGCACCTCACCACTTTACCCTGACCGACGAAGCGGTACGGGGTTATAATACCAATGCCAAAATGAATCCACCCTTACGTTCCCAGGCTGACGTCGACGCCGTGCGCGCCGGACTGGCTGATGGCACCATTGATGCCATTGCAACCGATCATGCCCCGCATCATTTTGATGAAAAGAACGTTGAATTTGCTATCGCCCTGAATGGCATCGTCGGACTGGAGACAATGTTGCCATTGACCCTGAAACTCGTTGAAGACAAGGTTCTAGAGCTGAATCGTGCCATCGCCTTAATGAGTTACCAGCCAGCACGTGTTCTCAGCATCGATCGCGGAACTTTAAGCCCCGGCGCAGTTGCAGATGTTGTAATCATCGATCCAACCCTGACCTGGGAAGTTGTGCCACAAAAGCTGCATTCAAAAAGCAAAAATACTCCGTTCGGTGGCTGGATCATGAAGGGTGGCGCGGTAAAAACCCTGCTGGCTGGAAAAGTTGTCTTTGAAAGATAA
- the carB gene encoding carbamoyl-phosphate synthase large subunit: MPKRTDIKKILIIGAGPIVIGQACEFDYSGTQACKALKEEGYEVVLLNSNPATIMTDPDFADRTYIEPVTPETLTKIIAKERPDALLPTLGGQTALNTAVAVAEDGTLEKYGVELIGANLKAIKMAEDRTLFKAAMARIDIAVPRSGLAHNYQEAMEVIESIGFPVIIRPSFTLGGTGGGIAYNLEEYREMAISGIDASPTDEILVEESIIGWKEYELEVMRDTADNVVIICSIENFDAMGVHTGDSITVAPAQTLTDKEYQILRDASLKIIREIGVDTGGSNIQFGINPRDGRLAVIEMNPRVSRSSALASKATGFPIAKIAAKLAVGYRLDEIPNDITRETLASFEPTIDYVVTKIPRFTFEKFPQADARLTTQMKSVGEVMAMGRTFKESFQKALRSLETGSYGLESLLFESTNDYQRHLSTSELDGLRESLRVPGADRIWHLADALRAGFSVDEIYQLSGIDPWFLHNIEQIVEMEALLVTQRTQVANGDESFRDLLLEAKKYGFSDRRLACLWDITEADVRQLRHKFGIRPVFKRVDTCGAEFVAYTPYLYSTYEEECEAEPTDKRKIMILGGGPNRIGQGIEFDYCCVHGLFALAKAGFETIMVNCNPETVSTDYDTSDRLYFEPLTLEDVLEIVEKEKPEGVIVQYGGQTPLKLAVALEKAGVPIIGTSPDAIDRAEDRERFQTLLHKLNLRQPENGIARSYDEALKIAERIGYPVVVRPSYVLGGRAMEIVYESERLQNYMKYAVEASPEHPVLIDRFLQDAIEVDVDALADGTDVVIGGIMQHIEEAGIHSGDSACVLPPYSLSATVVAEIRRQTIALALELQVVGLMNIQFAVKGETIYLIEVNPRASRTVPFVSKATGRQLAQIAARVMAGESLKMQNVSGDIIPKYISVKEAVFPFVKFPGVDTLLGPEMKSTGEVMGIDYDFGKAFAKAQIGAGVNLPASGKIFVSVKDEDKERIIEPARKLVAAGYSFVATRGTAAFLQEQGIAAEIVNKVKEGRPHCVDSIKSKEICMVFNTTLGSQSVSDSYSIRRSALMHEVAYFTTVAGIKAVTDGLLAMKRESLDATPLQEYYSRA; the protein is encoded by the coding sequence ATGCCAAAACGTACAGACATTAAGAAAATCCTGATTATCGGGGCAGGTCCGATCGTCATCGGCCAGGCTTGTGAATTTGATTACAGCGGCACTCAAGCCTGCAAGGCCTTGAAAGAAGAAGGCTATGAGGTTGTTCTGCTCAATTCAAACCCCGCTACCATCATGACCGATCCTGATTTTGCCGACCGGACCTATATCGAACCGGTTACCCCTGAGACACTGACCAAGATTATCGCCAAAGAACGCCCTGACGCTTTATTGCCGACCCTGGGCGGGCAGACGGCCCTCAATACAGCGGTGGCTGTTGCAGAAGATGGCACCCTTGAAAAATACGGGGTTGAGTTAATTGGCGCGAATCTCAAAGCAATTAAGATGGCAGAAGATCGGACCCTCTTTAAAGCTGCGATGGCGCGCATCGACATCGCCGTTCCACGGTCGGGACTGGCGCACAATTATCAGGAAGCGATGGAGGTGATCGAGAGTATTGGTTTCCCCGTCATTATTCGTCCCTCGTTTACTCTGGGTGGTACGGGCGGAGGTATCGCATATAACCTGGAAGAATACAGGGAGATGGCGATTTCTGGAATTGATGCATCCCCGACTGATGAAATTCTGGTCGAAGAATCAATTATCGGCTGGAAAGAGTACGAACTCGAGGTGATGCGCGACACTGCCGACAACGTCGTCATCATCTGTTCGATTGAAAACTTTGATGCCATGGGGGTTCACACCGGGGATTCGATCACGGTTGCGCCGGCTCAGACTCTTACAGATAAGGAATATCAGATTTTACGGGATGCCTCGCTGAAGATTATCCGTGAAATCGGGGTGGATACCGGCGGTTCGAATATCCAGTTTGGCATCAATCCGCGCGACGGGCGCCTGGCGGTCATCGAGATGAACCCACGGGTTTCACGTTCCTCGGCGCTGGCCTCCAAGGCGACCGGCTTCCCGATAGCCAAGATTGCTGCCAAGCTGGCGGTCGGATATCGACTCGATGAAATCCCGAACGACATTACGCGTGAGACCCTGGCCTCCTTTGAGCCGACCATAGATTATGTCGTTACCAAAATTCCGCGTTTCACCTTTGAGAAGTTCCCCCAGGCTGACGCACGCCTCACAACCCAGATGAAATCGGTTGGCGAGGTGATGGCCATGGGGCGTACGTTCAAGGAGAGCTTTCAGAAGGCGTTGCGTTCTCTGGAAACAGGCTCTTATGGCCTGGAAAGTCTGCTTTTTGAATCAACGAACGATTACCAACGACACCTCAGTACCTCAGAGCTGGACGGTCTTCGCGAGTCTCTTCGCGTTCCCGGTGCTGATCGCATCTGGCATCTTGCAGATGCTCTGCGCGCTGGATTTAGCGTTGATGAGATCTACCAATTAAGTGGGATTGATCCCTGGTTCCTGCATAATATTGAACAAATTGTTGAGATGGAAGCGCTGCTGGTCACCCAAAGGACTCAAGTTGCAAATGGCGATGAGAGCTTTCGAGACCTTTTACTCGAAGCTAAAAAATACGGATTTTCTGATCGCAGATTGGCCTGTCTTTGGGATATCACCGAAGCTGATGTCCGTCAATTGCGGCATAAATTTGGTATTCGTCCGGTCTTTAAACGGGTCGATACCTGTGGCGCTGAATTCGTTGCGTATACGCCATACCTCTATTCGACCTATGAAGAGGAGTGTGAAGCGGAACCGACGGACAAACGCAAGATTATGATTCTGGGTGGTGGTCCGAACCGGATAGGGCAGGGGATTGAATTTGATTATTGTTGTGTTCATGGCCTGTTTGCCCTGGCCAAGGCCGGTTTTGAGACAATTATGGTCAACTGTAACCCGGAAACCGTTTCAACCGATTATGACACCTCGGATCGACTTTATTTTGAGCCCCTTACTCTTGAAGACGTGCTTGAAATTGTAGAGAAAGAAAAACCTGAAGGGGTCATAGTCCAGTACGGCGGTCAAACGCCTTTGAAACTGGCCGTCGCCCTGGAGAAAGCCGGGGTCCCGATCATTGGCACCTCACCGGATGCGATTGATCGCGCTGAAGATCGTGAACGTTTTCAGACCCTTCTTCATAAACTGAATTTGCGCCAGCCGGAAAACGGCATTGCTCGTTCCTACGATGAAGCGTTAAAGATCGCTGAGCGGATCGGCTATCCGGTCGTCGTCCGACCGTCATACGTCCTTGGCGGCCGTGCGATGGAGATAGTCTACGAAAGTGAACGTCTGCAAAATTACATGAAATATGCGGTTGAAGCCTCACCAGAGCATCCGGTGTTGATCGACCGGTTTTTGCAGGACGCGATCGAAGTTGATGTCGATGCCCTGGCAGATGGCACCGACGTTGTTATCGGTGGCATTATGCAACATATCGAAGAAGCTGGTATCCATTCTGGTGACTCAGCCTGCGTATTACCGCCTTATTCACTCTCAGCGACAGTTGTTGCCGAGATCCGCAGGCAAACAATAGCGCTGGCGCTGGAACTTCAGGTTGTCGGCCTGATGAATATTCAGTTTGCCGTCAAAGGAGAGACAATCTATCTGATCGAGGTTAATCCGCGAGCCAGTCGGACGGTTCCCTTCGTCTCAAAAGCGACCGGACGACAACTGGCGCAGATAGCGGCCAGAGTGATGGCCGGCGAATCGTTGAAGATGCAAAATGTTTCAGGAGATATCATCCCGAAATATATCTCGGTAAAAGAAGCGGTTTTCCCTTTTGTGAAATTTCCGGGGGTTGACACCCTGCTTGGTCCAGAAATGAAGTCAACCGGAGAAGTCATGGGGATCGATTACGACTTTGGCAAGGCCTTTGCCAAAGCGCAGATCGGAGCAGGGGTTAACTTACCTGCCTCCGGGAAAATATTCGTCAGCGTAAAGGATGAAGATAAAGAAAGAATTATTGAACCAGCCAGAAAACTGGTTGCAGCTGGCTACAGTTTCGTTGCTACCCGTGGGACTGCTGCCTTTCTGCAAGAACAGGGGATCGCAGCTGAAATCGTCAATAAGGTCAAGGAAGGCCGTCCGCATTGCGTGGATTCAATCAAAAGCAAAGAAATTTGCATGGTCTTTAATACGACCCTCGGTTCACAGTCGGTTTCGGATTCCTATTCAATCAGGCGTTCGGCGCTGATGCATGAGGTTGCTTACTTTACAACTGTTGCTGGAATCAAGGCCGTAACCGATGGTTTACTGGCGATGAAAAGAGAATCTCTTGACGCGACGCCCCTTCAGGAGTATTATTCGAGGGCGTGA
- the carA gene encoding glutamine-hydrolyzing carbamoyl-phosphate synthase small subunit, translating to MKAILALADGRYFTGRALGAPGEVYGEVVFNTSLAGYQEILTDPSYRGEIVTMTYPQIGNSGINPEDVESRQPFLSAFVVKESCPFPSNWRSTMSLDAYLKAQGIVGIEGIDTRALVRHIRDHGAQTGIVSSVDLDPTSLIEKARRAPTIVGLDLVQEVSCAQQYAWDQGVWHLESGYADGTQIDRPLKVVAFDFGIKQNILRNLTSAGCQVTVVPATTSAETIMKMAPDGVFLSNGPGDPEPITYAQEAIRQLLGQVPIFGICLGHQLLSIALGGKTYKLKFGHRGGNQPVLDYVTGRVAITSQNHGFAVDPLSLGDDVEISHINLNDKTVEGIRHKTYPAFSVQYHPEASPGPHDSHYLFARFIDMINQFKKNQR from the coding sequence ATGAAAGCTATTCTTGCACTTGCTGACGGTCGTTACTTTACCGGCCGCGCCCTGGGCGCACCGGGAGAAGTATATGGTGAAGTTGTTTTTAACACCAGCCTGGCCGGATATCAGGAGATTTTAACTGATCCTTCGTATCGTGGTGAGATTGTCACCATGACTTATCCGCAAATCGGCAATTCCGGAATTAACCCGGAAGATGTCGAGTCACGCCAACCCTTCCTGTCGGCCTTTGTGGTGAAAGAATCCTGTCCATTCCCGAGTAACTGGCGCTCCACAATGAGCCTCGACGCTTACCTTAAAGCACAAGGGATTGTCGGTATTGAGGGAATTGATACCCGTGCACTGGTACGTCACATACGGGATCATGGTGCGCAAACCGGGATTGTCTCGAGCGTTGACCTGGATCCGACCAGCCTGATAGAGAAGGCGCGCAGAGCCCCGACGATCGTTGGGCTGGATCTGGTTCAGGAGGTGAGTTGTGCCCAGCAATATGCCTGGGACCAGGGTGTATGGCACCTGGAGTCGGGCTATGCCGACGGCACACAGATCGATCGCCCGCTCAAAGTCGTGGCCTTCGATTTTGGGATTAAACAGAATATCCTGCGCAACCTGACATCCGCCGGCTGCCAGGTGACCGTCGTTCCGGCAACAACCTCGGCTGAAACCATCATGAAAATGGCTCCGGATGGTGTCTTTTTAAGTAACGGTCCTGGTGACCCGGAACCGATTACCTATGCGCAGGAGGCGATACGGCAACTGCTTGGCCAAGTTCCGATATTCGGCATCTGTCTCGGGCATCAACTACTCTCCATCGCCCTCGGCGGAAAAACCTACAAGTTGAAGTTCGGTCATCGCGGTGGAAACCAGCCTGTTCTGGACTATGTTACCGGCCGGGTTGCAATCACCTCACAAAATCACGGCTTTGCTGTCGATCCTCTGTCTCTGGGTGATGATGTGGAGATCAGCCACATCAACCTGAACGATAAAACGGTCGAGGGGATCAGGCATAAAACATACCCGGCGTTTTCGGTTCAATATCATCCCGAAGCTTCACCCGGGCCGCATGATTCACATTATCTCTTTGCGCGTTTTATCGACATGATCAATCAATTTAAGAAGAATCAGCGCTAA
- a CDS encoding aspartate carbamoyltransferase catalytic subunit gives MQFQHRHILGIKQFSAEELNFILETSASFKEINTRDIKKVPTLRGKTIINLFFEASTRTRTSFEIAGKRLSADTVNISGSSSSVVKGETLEDTARNIEAMHPNIIVMRHNASGAAAYLAERMGCSVINAGDGTHEHPSQALLDAFTIRQHKGKISGLKVAIVGDITHSRVVRSNIDCLNKLGAEVWISGPKTMLPPGIERLGCKVAANLTEALTEADVVMMLRIQHERQGKTLIPSLREYSRYFGLNDKNLKLAKPDAIVMHPGPMNRGVEISSVVADGPQNVILDQVENGVAVRMALLYLVSGGEKLAEN, from the coding sequence ATGCAATTTCAACATCGCCATATTCTGGGCATCAAACAGTTTAGTGCTGAAGAGTTGAACTTCATCCTTGAGACGTCGGCAAGCTTCAAGGAGATCAATACTCGAGACATCAAAAAGGTTCCTACGCTGCGCGGGAAAACCATCATTAACTTGTTTTTCGAGGCGAGCACCCGAACCCGTACTTCTTTCGAAATCGCCGGAAAACGACTTTCGGCGGATACGGTCAACATCAGTGGCTCATCCTCATCCGTCGTCAAAGGGGAGACGCTTGAGGATACGGCCCGCAATATTGAAGCCATGCATCCGAATATCATCGTCATGCGACACAACGCCAGTGGTGCCGCAGCCTATCTGGCCGAACGTATGGGTTGTTCGGTGATTAATGCCGGAGACGGTACCCACGAGCATCCAAGCCAGGCATTGCTTGATGCTTTTACCATCCGCCAGCACAAGGGCAAAATTTCCGGGCTGAAGGTGGCAATTGTCGGAGATATTACCCATAGTCGCGTGGTGCGTTCAAATATCGACTGCCTGAATAAACTTGGGGCCGAAGTCTGGATCAGTGGGCCGAAGACCATGCTTCCGCCGGGGATTGAACGCCTGGGCTGCAAAGTCGCAGCAAATCTCACCGAAGCACTGACCGAGGCTGACGTGGTAATGATGTTACGGATTCAGCATGAACGCCAGGGTAAAACCTTAATCCCTTCCTTGCGCGAATATTCGCGCTACTTCGGGTTGAACGATAAAAACCTCAAGCTGGCCAAACCCGATGCGATTGTCATGCACCCCGGTCCGATGAACCGCGGTGTGGAGATCTCTTCCGTAGTTGCCGATGGCCCTCAGAATGTCATTCTGGATCAGGTTGAAAACGGCGTTGCTGTCCGTATGGCCCTGCTATATCTGGTCTCCGGCGGCGAAAAATTGGCTGAAAACTGA
- the lepB gene encoding signal peptidase I — MGFSRKRKNTPIVKKPWYREWSEALIVAVVLALIIRTFLFQAFKIPSGSMLDTLLIGDHLLVNKFIYGTEIPFTDQRYLALRNPKRGDVIVFEFPGDKDKSYFERRDFIKRVIGEPGDKVEIREKKVYVNDELYAPPQETHKDPQLVPALASPRDFTGPIQVPAGKYFVMGDNRDFSYDSRFWGFVPRDNIKGLAFIKYWSWNAAGSLLHKIRFGRIGRPIN; from the coding sequence ATGGGATTCTCTCGCAAAAGAAAAAATACGCCCATCGTCAAGAAACCATGGTATCGCGAATGGTCGGAGGCACTGATCGTTGCCGTTGTTCTGGCGCTGATCATTCGTACTTTCCTCTTTCAAGCATTCAAGATTCCTTCGGGTTCAATGCTGGACACCTTGTTGATCGGCGATCATCTGCTGGTCAACAAATTTATCTATGGGACCGAGATCCCTTTTACTGATCAGCGCTATCTCGCTCTACGCAACCCGAAACGCGGTGATGTCATTGTTTTTGAATTTCCTGGCGACAAAGACAAATCCTATTTTGAGCGTCGTGACTTCATCAAGCGGGTCATTGGTGAACCGGGGGACAAGGTTGAAATCCGCGAGAAAAAAGTCTATGTCAATGACGAACTCTATGCCCCCCCGCAGGAAACCCATAAAGACCCGCAGCTTGTCCCGGCACTTGCCAGTCCACGCGATTTCACCGGCCCGATTCAGGTTCCGGCGGGTAAGTATTTTGTCATGGGCGACAACCGTGATTTCTCCTATGACAGCCGGTTTTGGGGTTTTGTCCCGCGAGATAATATAAAAGGATTGGCATTTATAAAATATTGGTCGTGGAATGCAGCTGGCAGCCTTCTGCATAAGATTCGGTTTGGGCGAATCGGCCGCCCGATCAACTGA
- the greA gene encoding transcription elongation factor GreA: MSSSIPVTTEGYARLQEELKNLVRVERPKVVQDIAEARAHGDLSENAEYDAAKNRQGFVEGRIKELNDKIARAQVINPATIISNKIVFGAKVTLIDVDTDIEVTYQIVGEEEAEIKDGKISITSPVGRALIGHEVDEEVRINVPSGIRVYEITNIEYS; the protein is encoded by the coding sequence ATGAGTAGCTCAATTCCTGTGACTACGGAAGGCTATGCACGCCTACAGGAAGAACTGAAGAACCTGGTCAGGGTGGAAAGGCCCAAGGTTGTTCAGGATATTGCAGAGGCCAGGGCCCATGGTGATTTGTCAGAAAATGCCGAGTATGATGCGGCAAAAAATCGTCAAGGTTTTGTCGAAGGGCGGATCAAAGAACTGAACGACAAGATCGCCCGAGCCCAGGTTATCAACCCAGCTACGATCATAAGCAACAAAATCGTTTTTGGAGCGAAGGTGACCCTGATCGATGTTGATACCGACATCGAAGTCACCTATCAGATCGTTGGTGAGGAAGAAGCCGAAATTAAAGATGGTAAAATTTCCATCACCTCTCCAGTCGGACGTGCTTTGATTGGACATGAAGTTGATGAGGAAGTGCGGATCAATGTGCCTTCAGGCATTCGGGTCTATGAAATAACCAACATTGAATATTCATGA